ACGCTGAGCGCGTTGTACGGGTCGGTCGGTTCGGACCACGTCCGCTCGCCGGGCGCGTCGGGGGCGTCCGCGACGGGGATCTCGTAGAGGTCGTCGAGGCCGTCGTCCAGCCGGTCGTTCACCGCCGACGCGAGCGCCGCTTCCTCGTTCGGTCCGACGTCGAGCCCGTACGCGTCGGCGAGCCGTCGTATCTCCCGCTCGGACACGTCCCTGAGTACGTCTCGCATGGTTCGTCATCGGCGTGGTGGGTCTATAGCTTTGCGACCGGCCGGCGGGGCCGGTCACCGATCGGAACGCACACCGCGAAAACACGGCCCGCCGCGGGGCCACCTCGAACCGACGCTCAGGAGTATCGGATGTTGAGTTCGATCTCGTTGGCGTGCCCGAGCAGCAGATCGGGGATCTCCTCGCGGTACAGCGAGCCTTTCAGCCGGTTGCTCGGCCCCGAGACGCTCAGCGAGCCGAGGACGAGCCCGTCCGCGCCGTGGACGGGAACCCCGACCGCACGGAGGCCGTCGACCGACTCCTCGTTGTTGAACGAGACGTTCGTCTCGCGGATCCGGGCCAGTTCCTCGCGGAGTTCCTCGCGGTCGGTGATCGTGTGCTCGGTCTCGGCGGGGAGGCCGTGCTCGTCGATGATCTCGTCGACGCGGTGCTCCGGCAGGTTCGCCAGAATCGCCTTCCCGGCCGCACTGGAGTGGAGGTACCGACGGATCCCCGCCCGACGGTCGATCAGCACGGCCCTCGCCTCCGACGCCTCCGTGTGCAGGTAGATGCCGCGTCCGTACTCCTCGACGACGAACTGCGCGCGTTCGCCGGTCTCCTCGGCGATCTCTCTGACCTTCGGGACGCTGAGTCGGTAGCCCTTCTTGCGGTTCTTGGCGTAGGTGCCGAGGTCCAGAAACTCCAAGCCGACGTGGTACTCGTCGCCCTCTTTGACCACGAACCGTTCCTGGGCGAGCGTCGCGAGGTACTTGTGTGCGGTGCTCGGAGCCATATCCAGTTCCTCGGCCAGTTCGGTCACGCGAGCCCCGCTCATCTGTCGTAACGTCCGGACGACCTCGAACCCCCGTTCGATGGTGGAGAGCGTTTCGCTTGGGCCTCGGCGGTTCATACACGATCGTTCGAGACCCACGCACTTAACATTCACTATGGTCGGAGGAGCGCGAGCCGACCGGGCGCCCGACACGGATATTCATAATTATAGTTCACTATAGAGAGAGGAGACCGTTCCGGGGTGCCGTGGCTCGGCCCTCTTCGCGTCGACAGGGGGAGGCGACTCCGACTGTCGGGTGCCGCCGATCCCGGCGGGTCCGTGGAGCCGTCCGTCGGGAACCGTGAGGCCGAACGGGCGTGTGTGCCCCGTGAGGACGCTCGCGTTCGGCGGATCGGACGGACACTGTCCGCTCCCGAGTCAGTCACGCGTTCGAATACGACTCGGTGTGACTACTCAATAAGTCTCCCGTTTGTCAGTGAGACACGATGTTCACGATACGGACATGCTCTGTCGTCGCGTAGAACCCCGCGGACAGGGCCGCAGACGCCGGGTCAGTCGGAGTGTCGGGCGGAAACAACACGGTTTTTCCTTCACGTCTTCGAAAGGTACTCGCGAAGGAATACTCCGAACCAGGGTACTGTCAGTCCTGCTGGACGCCGGTACCGGCGTCGACGCTCCGTGAACGGTTCGTGGACGCTCCCGCGAGGAGCGTCGTGCGCACCCGAGGCAGATCGGAGTCACGTTACACATATACAACTGTAATAAGACAGACACCGCTCGTGTGAGTCGAGTGTCGTTACAGCCATGCAAGTGTAATTTTGTCGGCACTGGACGTCGCCCGTTTCCGCCGAGAGCGACGACCCATCCGACGGCTGTCCGCAGTTCGATTCCGTGAGCCGGTTCTCCCCGGTGCCGTGCGTGAAACAGAACGCCAGGGTCGACCGTGTCTTTTTCATTATTCGTGTATTTTATATACGAACGGCACGGTAATAGCGAGTAGCAGGCTACTCGTTCGGCTACGCGTGGTCGGTGTCCAGACGTGCGAGAAACGCTTATACGACGGACGGCCGTGGATGTTCCCAATGCTCCGTACAACGGGTGACCTGCTCACCCTCGACATCGGCGAGCGGACCTGGGAGACGACACCGATCGACGACGAACTCCGGTCGTTCATCGGCGGGCGTGGGATCGCGACGAAACTCGCACACGAGCGGCTGCCGTTCGACGCGGACCCGCTGGGGCCGGAGAACCGGGCGTACCTCTCGACGGGGCCGCTCCAAGCGTCGCGGATGAGCTTCACCGGGCGCATGAACGCGACCGCGCTCTCCCCGCTGACGAACGGGCTCGCGTCGTCGAACGCCGGCGGCTACCTCTCGCGGAACTTCGCGAGCGCCGGCTACCCGTGCGTCGAACTCGTCGGCGCGAGCGACGACCTGCTCGCGATCCACGTCACGGACGAGGGCGTGCGCTTCGAGGCGGTGCCGGAACTCGCGGGGGCGACCGTCAGCGAGACCACCCGGGCGATGACCGATCGCCACGGCCTCGAAAGCGAGCACCTGGTGACCGTCGGCCCAGCGGGCGAGAACGAGGTTCGCTACGCCTCGCTGATGACGTCCGACACCCGGGCGTTCGGCCGCGGTGGGATCGGTGCCGTGCTCGGGTCGAAGAACGTGAAGACGGTGTCGTTCACCGGGGACGCCGACCTCGACGTCTCGCTCCCGGACGACGCGGTCGCGAGCGAGATCCACCGCCAGGCCGCGACCGAAGACCACATCATGAAGCGCCAGGGAACGACGAGCGGCGTCGACCTGAAGAACGAGATGTTCTCCCTGCCGACGCGGTACTTCGAGCGGATGTCGTTCGACGAGGGCGTCGAGGGGATCAACGGGGCGGCCGTCGAGTCGAAAAAGCACAAGCGCGGGACGTGCTCGATGTGTGCGTTCGCGTGTAAGCTCCCGACGCGGGACGACGAGACGGGGCTCGAAACCGAGGGGCCGGAGTACGAGACGGTGTTCTCGTTCGGGAGCAACCTGGAGGTCGGCGACATCGTCTCGGTGATGAAGTCGAACGAGCGGTGTGACGAACTCGGCCTCGACACGATCAGCGCGGGCGTCACGATCGGGGCGTACCTCCAGGCCGAAGACCGGTTCGGCGACTCGGCGCTGATCCACGACCTGATCGAAAAGATCGCCCGGCGTGAGGGCGTCGGCGACAGCCTCGCCGAAGGAGTCGACCGCGTGCACGACGACCTCGGCGTGGCGAACTGGACCTCGAAGGGGATGGAGTTCCCCGGCCACGACGGCCGGGTGCTACACGGTCGCGGGCTCGGCTACGCCACCGCGAACCGGGGTGCGGACCACATGTACTCGAAGATCCACAACCTGGAGTACGAGGGGCGGGTCCACCCAGAGGGGCTCGACGGGAAGGCATCGATCGTCGCGGATCTCGAGGACCTGAAAGCGGTGAACGACTCTGCGGTGATCTGTAAGTTCTCCCGCTCGGCGATGAGCGACGAGCGCTACGAACGACTGTTCGGCGAGGAGTACGAGCAACTGCTCCAGGTCGGGCGGCGGATCGTCGACCTCGAGCGGCACTTCAACAACCAGCGGGGGTTCGACCGCGCCGACGACACCCTCCCGTACGAGATCGAGGGGATGGACGACGCCCTCGACGAGTACTACACCTACCGCGGGTGGACAGCCGACGGGGTCGTTCCCGACGGGAACGTGGCCTGACGCCGGGGCTCGCTCCGAAGGAGCCGTCGACCCCCGATCCCCGACCGCCACGGCCGCGGGCGACGTGTTCGACAGAGGGGAGAGTGAGAACCGGTAGCACTATTTTCACGGGAGGGGTAGAGAGGAGACGACATGCCAGTCGAGATAGCCACCGACGTGTACGACATCACGTGCCTGGACGAACCCGAGGGAAAGCGATTCCGCGCGTTCCTGTTCACCGACGGGACGCCGACGCTCTTCGACACCGGACTGGAGCACAGCACGGACGCGCTCGACGAGGGGATCTCGGCCGTCGGCGTCGAGCCGGAGCGGGTGGTCATCACCCACGGCGACGGCGACCACATCGGCGGGTTCGACCACGTCGTCGAGACGTACGGCCCGGAGACGTGGGTGCCCGAACAGCTCGACGTGGAGACCGACCACGACCCCGACCACCGGTACGGCGACGGCGACCGGATCGGGCGGTTCACGGCCGTGCACACGCCGGGACACGAGCCCGAGAACCACGCGCTGATCGACGAGGACGCGGGGATCGCGGTGCTCGGCGACGCCCTCTCGGGGGCCGACCAGCGGGGTCTCCCGGCCGGCTACTTCCTCCTACCACCGGCCGTCTACTCGCAGGACCTCAACCTCGCCGAGGAGAGCCTCGAACGCCTCCTGGCGTACGAGTTCGACGTCGGCCTCGTCTACCACGGTTCGTCCGTACTCGAAGACGCCCGGACGAAGATCGACCGGTTCGTCAACTTCCCCGGGAAGTAGTCGCCCCGACTGGGTCACTCCGCGGCGTCGTCGGCCGCGCGGTCGCCGGCGACCCGCCCGAACACCGCCGCGGCCGTCAGCCCGGTTCCGCCGGGATAGTTGCGGTAGAAGATGCCGCCGGTACTGTTGCCGGCGGCGTACAGCCCCGGGATGACGGTGTCGGTCGTGTCGAGCACCTCCGCGTCGGGCGTGATCGCGACGCCGCCGAAGGCGAACGTCATGCCGCCGGTGACCGGGTAGCCGGTGAAGGGCGGCTCGTCGAGCGCGAGCGCCCAGTTCGACTTCGGCGGGTCGACCATCTCGGCCGCGTTGCCGTCCAGGCGGTTCGGATCGTACCGCTCCGGAGCCGCGGGGTCGCAGGCCTCGTTGTACGCCGCGACGGTCTCGACGGCGCGGTCGACGTTCTCGATGTCGAGCCGACGCGCGAGCGCCTCGATCGAGTCGGCCGTGATCGGCCGGGTCGGACCCATATGCGCGACGTCGTCCACGACCGTCGAGTCGACGACGATGAACGCCTCGTGGTAGGGCTGTTCGAAGATGCGGCGGCCGAACTTGGCGTAGGTGTGCGCGCGGGCGTCCTCCCCCTCGTCGACGAACCGTTCGCCGTCGTGATTCAGGATGACCCCGTACTGGTAGCCGTCGATCCGGGTGATGCCGCCCTCGACGTCGGGTGAGCCGGCGTCGATGATCGCCATGTGGGCGTCGCCCCACTCGCCCTCGGACTTCGCCCCGACGGCCATCGCCGCCTCGAGCGTCTCGCCGGTGTTGTACCGGCTCCCGCGCACCTTCATGTTCCCGTAGCCGGGGCCGTAGTAGCGCGTCCGCTTCTCCTTGCTTGAGCCGTAGTCGCCCGCGGCGAGGACGACCGCGTCGGCGTCGAACCGGGTCCGCGTGCCGTCGACGAAGCCGATGACACCGGTTACCGAGCCGTCGTCGGATCGCACGAAATCGCGGGCCTCCGCCCGGTAGTGTATGTCTACCGTGGCGGGCTCCGCCGCGATGGCCTCGACGAGCTCGTCGATCATCTCCGCACCGTCGAGCCAGACGCGCCCGGCCGTGTACCCCGGGTGGGGTGCCTGGAACTCCCACGACACGCCCTTCTCGGTGAGCCACTCGAACGTCGCCGCCGCCTCGCCGGTCACGACCGACACGAGGTCCGGGTCGGCCCGGAGGTCGGTCACCTTCATGATGTCCGAGTAGAAGTTCGAGGCGGTGTAGTCGTCGACGTTGAACTCGACGTCGAGGTCGATGTCGGCCGTCGGGATGCGGAACGACTCGGTGAACCGCGTGTGTCCGCCCCGCCGTTCTTTCGGCGCTTTCTCCAGGATTGCGACCGATCGGTTCCGCTCGGCGAGTCGTAACCCCGCAGCGAGGCCGGCGATGCCACAGCCGACGACGACGACATCGTAACGTAAGTGCTCCATGGTCAGTGGCAGTCTAATCCACGGCCGTTCGCTTAACCGTTCTCCCGGGCGTGGACCGCCGTGGTTCGCCCCACAGGTCCCGCCGACCGCGCCGTCGAGAAAGGCGGCGAGCACGGCGTCGACGAGGGGTCGACCCCTTGCGATGACCCGTCAGAACAGCGCCGTCAGCACGGCCAGCGAGAGGGAACTCGCAGCCAGCAGTGCCACGAAGACGATCAGCGCGGGCTTGACACCCGCCCGACGGAGTTCGCCGACGCGGATCTCCGTCCCGAGGCCGACGAACGCGAGCAGGAACAGCCAGTCGCTCGCGTCCCCGAGGAGGGCCCGTTGGGCCGGCGGGATCAGGCCGACGCTGGCGAGCAGTGCGACCCCGAGGAAGCCGAGCACGAACGTCGGAAACTGCTCCCAGAGCGTCCGCACGGAGACGCCCCCGTCGCCGTCACCGTCTCCGTCGACCCGCGCGTAGTAGCTCGCGTAGCCGAGGACGACCACACCGATCAGGGCGTTTCGCGCGAGTTTCGTCACCGTCGCCCACTGCCCCGCGACCTCCGAGTGGGCGAAGCCGACCGCGACGACCGGCCCCGTCGAGAACATGCTGACGCCGGCCCAGATCCCGAAGACGGTCGACGAGAGGCCCAGAAACTCCCCGACGATCGGATAGGCGACGATCGTGACCGCATCAAGCAGCAGGATCGTCGCCGCGGCGTAGGCGATCTGCTCCCGCTGTGCGCGCACCGCCCCGGCGACCCCGACGACCGCCGAGACGCCGCAGATGCTCGCGCCGGCGGCGAGCAGCGAGCCGAACCGGTCGACCAGCCCGAAGAGGTTGCGGGCGAGCAGTTCGACGAACAAGAGCGTAAAACCCGTCACCGCGAGCACGACGAGGAGAACGGTGGACCCGGCGTCCAGGAACGTCCCGACCGTCACCGACGCACCCATGAGGACGATGCCCGCGCTCAGCCAGCGGTCGTGCGTCGCCACGCCCGCGTCCGCGGCGGTCGGGACACCGACGGTGTTGGACAGGACGAATCCCACCGCGATGGCGACCAGCAGTCGGTTGACACCGACGACCGACCCGAGGACGTGTGCGCCGGCGGCACCGCCAGCGAGGAGCAGGAGGCCGGGGACGAGCGACCCGACTCGCGTCCCCACGCTACCTGTCGTCATCTCCCCCGAAAGCGACACCGCGCGGGTCGCTGTCTCTCCCCGGGCCGGGATCGACGACTCGTGTGCTTCGACCGATGCGATCGTGTGCACGCCGACGCTGATCTATCACTCGTTGGGCCGCTCCAACGCCCCGGACTTAACACTTGCTGGTCGCGTCAGAGATAGCGGCAGAAGAAGCTGGTAACTGCGGGAGCACCCGCTTCGATCTCTCCCACATCTGCGCCGAACCGCACGCGGAACGCGGTAGTGCTCGACGCCACACGACCGACGCGTGGCCCGGAGACGAGCGACGAATAGCGGGACCTCCTGTTCGAAGTTGATGAGTAAATTATTCTATGTTGTGGTCGGCGTGACACTCGCGCCTCATCTCTGGGAAACAGTCCATCAGTCCGCCTCATCGGGTGGATGATCACAAAAACCGCACCACTGTATAATGGATCGGTCCGTTCCCAACCAGGAGACTCCGCTCAGAGAGCCGGGCCGACGGGGCGAGTGATGGACCAGCCCCGATCACGGCTCAACTCGCCCGGAAAGAGCGATTTCGGTCGGTTCACCGCCGCTTTCGTGGTATTATACGACGAGTAGATCGACGTACCGGTGGTTGCCGCCGACCGGAATTAATCAAAAATAAGTTCTCGTTTATTGACGAGGCCGTTCCGATCGTCCCGGTCTGCGTCGACGACGGCGACGGGAGTCACTCGAAGTCGAATACGGGTGTGGCACTGTCGTCGGTGTCGGCGTCGGTGACCCGTCCGCCGGCGGACTCACTACTGTCGGGAACGCGACCGCGTCCGCACACCGTGAGCCCCAGACTTACTGCGTCAGTCGGTGCCACTCGCTCTCGTCACGAGCGCGCTCGAGCCGACAGCCGTCGCCGCACTGCGGACAGGTGAACAGTCGGTAGTCGACGCGCGGGCTGAACAGTCCGCCCGTGCGTCGGGTGCCCGCGATGAACGGCTCCATCTCGGCCCCGCAGTCGCACAGCGGCGCGCCGTGCTCCCCCAGTTCGACCCCCGTGGACGTGTCCGTTCGGGCCATGTGGTACTAGACAACACACAGCATACATAAGTGCGACGCCGACGCGCCGCCGACGGCCACGGCCGGGCCCCCACTTACCAGTCCGGTGGAACCGAAAATAGCGGCGAGGACGACAGCACCGCCGAGAGCTACCCGAACCGTTCGGCGATGGCCGAGTAGAGCGCGTCGGCGTTCTCGCCCGTGAGCCCCGACACCGGGACGACCTCGCGATCCGAGAAGGCGTCGACGACCGCCTCCACGTCGGCGTCCGCGTGGTCGATCTTGTTGGCGACGAGGACCAGCGGGAGTCCCTGGTCGTCGGCGATGCCCAGCAGCATGTCGTTGACCTGTGCGCGTGGGTCGATCGTCGCGTCGAGGACGTAGATCACGCCACCGACCTCTCTCAGGACGCGCATCGACTCGCCGATGCCGCGGGTCGCGCCGCGGGCGCGCTCCTGTGCGTCCGCCTCGCTCAGTCCGTGCTCGCGGAAGGCGGCGTGGTCGACCTCGGTCGCGACGCCGGGCGTGTCGACCACGTCGACCGTGACCGTGCCGTCGTCGCCCTCGATCTCGACGCCGTCGGCGCGCTGGGCGCGCTGGGTCTCGTGCGGGACGTCGCTCGCGTCGCCGACGGTGACGTCGGCCCAGTCCGCGGCGATGCGGTTCGCGAGCGTGGTCTTGCCCGCGTTCGGCGGGCCGTACAGTCCGACCGTGGCGGGAGCCTGGTTCGAGAAGAGGACGGCTCTGAGTCGTGCGAGGATGCCCATCGTGTGTCTCCGGTCGCGTACCGGGAGTAGCTCACACCGCTACTTGAAGCTCCGTCAGACGGACGAACGACGCTCGATGTGGACGGGTTGGACCGCTACAGCGAGAGTCCGAGACCGTCGTCGCCTGCCTCGCCGACGGAAGCGAGCGGCCCGTCGGGAGGCGCGCCGGGCCCAGCAGTGCCGACCGGCGGAGGAGGATCGTCGTGCGAGAGGCCGTGGACGGTCCCGTCGAGTCGACATAGTCGTGCATTACTAGTACACAAGTGTACACGGTTGTGACACAGTCGCCTTCGTCGTACACGCGCTTTCGCGTCCAGGACGTCTCTCAGAGCCGTTCGGGACCGCTGGGACCGTCGTGTCGCGTTATCGACGGAATCGTTTTGTAACACTGCCGTAAACTCAATGCATGACTCCAAGCGGTGATCGACGTCCGGCCCGCGTACGGAGCGACGCGCTCGAGCGCGTCACGGACGGAGTCGTCGCCGTCGACGCCGGCTTCCGGTACACGTACGTCAACTCGCGTGCCGAGGAGATCCTCGGAACGAACCGGCAAGTGCTGCACGGGTGTAAGATCTGGGAGGCGTTCCCCGAGACGACCGGGACGGTCGCCCAGCAGGCGATCACGGAGGCGATGGCGACGGGCCGTCAGACGTCGTTCGAGCGGTACAACGCCGAACTGGAGCAGTGGTTCGACGTCCAGGTCTACCCCGACGACTCCGGGCTCTCGATCTACTTCACCGACGTGACCGAACAGCGCGATGCCGCGCGGGAACTCGAGCGGCGGAACCGACAGCTGACGGCGCTCGTCGAGAACACGTCGGACGCGATCTACATCAAGGACCGCGAGGGCCGGTACGAACTCATGAACGAGGCCGCCGCCGCGCTGTTCGGACGCGACCCCGAGTCCGTCGTCGGGGTGTGTGACCCGGCCCTGTTCGACGCCGAGAGCGCGGCCGCGATCCGCGGGGTCGACGAGCGGATCTTCGCGACCGGAGAGACGGACACGCGCGAGGCGGTCCGATACATCGACGGGACGCGGCACGTCTTCGACGACGAGAAACACCCCTACCGCGACGAGGACGGTCGGATCGTCGGCGTGGTCGGCGTCAGCCGCGACGTCACGGAGCGGACACACCGCGAGCGGGAACTCAAGCGATATCGCGCCTTCGTCGAGAACGGCTCCGACGCCGTCACCGTCGTCGACGCCGACGGGACGATCACGTACGCGAGTCCCGCGATCGAGCGGATCACGGGCCGCGGGCCGGCGGAGATGGTCGGGACCGCGGCGCTCGATCACGTCCACCCGGACGACCGGGACCGGACCGCCGCGAGCCTCGCGACGTCGCTCGTCAAGCCGGGGGCGACGAGCAGCTGGGAGGGCCGGATCCGGCACGCCGACAGCTCGTGGGTGTGGGCGGAGTCGACCAGCGTCAACCGCCTCGACGACGACGACGTGGGAGGGGTCATCGTCATCGGTCGGAACGTCACGAGCCGCCGGGAGCGCGAGCGCGAGCGCCACGAACTGGCCGAGGAGTACGAGGCCGTCTTCGAGAACGCCGGGGACGCGGTCTTCCTCGTCGAGGTCGACAGCGACGGCGACGGCGGCGAGGACGCCCCGACGGTCGAACCGACGTTCCGGTTCGTTCGGCTCAACCCGTCGCAGGAGGCAGCGACCGGACTCGCGACCGAGACGGTACGGCGACGGACCCCGCGGGCGGTCCTCGGGGACGAACTCGGCGCGGAGGTCGAGGCGAACTACCGCCGGTGCGTCGAGGCGGGCGAGCCGATCACCTACGAGGAGGAGCTCGCGCTGCCGGGCGGGACGCGAACCTGGCAGACGAGGCTCGCACCGGTGACCGTCGACGGGGAGGTGACCCGGATCGTCGGGATCGCACGTGACATCACGCGTCGCGTCGAGCGCGAGCGCGA
This Salinigranum marinum DNA region includes the following protein-coding sequences:
- a CDS encoding IclR family transcriptional regulator — translated: MNRRGPSETLSTIERGFEVVRTLRQMSGARVTELAEELDMAPSTAHKYLATLAQERFVVKEGDEYHVGLEFLDLGTYAKNRKKGYRLSVPKVREIAEETGERAQFVVEEYGRGIYLHTEASEARAVLIDRRAGIRRYLHSSAAGKAILANLPEHRVDEIIDEHGLPAETEHTITDREELREELARIRETNVSFNNEESVDGLRAVGVPVHGADGLVLGSLSVSGPSNRLKGSLYREEIPDLLLGHANEIELNIRYS
- a CDS encoding aldehyde ferredoxin oxidoreductase family protein: MLRTTGDLLTLDIGERTWETTPIDDELRSFIGGRGIATKLAHERLPFDADPLGPENRAYLSTGPLQASRMSFTGRMNATALSPLTNGLASSNAGGYLSRNFASAGYPCVELVGASDDLLAIHVTDEGVRFEAVPELAGATVSETTRAMTDRHGLESEHLVTVGPAGENEVRYASLMTSDTRAFGRGGIGAVLGSKNVKTVSFTGDADLDVSLPDDAVASEIHRQAATEDHIMKRQGTTSGVDLKNEMFSLPTRYFERMSFDEGVEGINGAAVESKKHKRGTCSMCAFACKLPTRDDETGLETEGPEYETVFSFGSNLEVGDIVSVMKSNERCDELGLDTISAGVTIGAYLQAEDRFGDSALIHDLIEKIARREGVGDSLAEGVDRVHDDLGVANWTSKGMEFPGHDGRVLHGRGLGYATANRGADHMYSKIHNLEYEGRVHPEGLDGKASIVADLEDLKAVNDSAVICKFSRSAMSDERYERLFGEEYEQLLQVGRRIVDLERHFNNQRGFDRADDTLPYEIEGMDDALDEYYTYRGWTADGVVPDGNVA
- a CDS encoding MBL fold metallo-hydrolase, encoding MPVEIATDVYDITCLDEPEGKRFRAFLFTDGTPTLFDTGLEHSTDALDEGISAVGVEPERVVITHGDGDHIGGFDHVVETYGPETWVPEQLDVETDHDPDHRYGDGDRIGRFTAVHTPGHEPENHALIDEDAGIAVLGDALSGADQRGLPAGYFLLPPAVYSQDLNLAEESLERLLAYEFDVGLVYHGSSVLEDARTKIDRFVNFPGK
- the tcuA gene encoding FAD-dependent tricarballylate dehydrogenase TcuA, producing MEHLRYDVVVVGCGIAGLAAGLRLAERNRSVAILEKAPKERRGGHTRFTESFRIPTADIDLDVEFNVDDYTASNFYSDIMKVTDLRADPDLVSVVTGEAAATFEWLTEKGVSWEFQAPHPGYTAGRVWLDGAEMIDELVEAIAAEPATVDIHYRAEARDFVRSDDGSVTGVIGFVDGTRTRFDADAVVLAAGDYGSSKEKRTRYYGPGYGNMKVRGSRYNTGETLEAAMAVGAKSEGEWGDAHMAIIDAGSPDVEGGITRIDGYQYGVILNHDGERFVDEGEDARAHTYAKFGRRIFEQPYHEAFIVVDSTVVDDVAHMGPTRPITADSIEALARRLDIENVDRAVETVAAYNEACDPAAPERYDPNRLDGNAAEMVDPPKSNWALALDEPPFTGYPVTGGMTFAFGGVAITPDAEVLDTTDTVIPGLYAAGNSTGGIFYRNYPGGTGLTAAAVFGRVAGDRAADDAAE
- a CDS encoding YeiH family protein, whose product is MTTGSVGTRVGSLVPGLLLLAGGAAGAHVLGSVVGVNRLLVAIAVGFVLSNTVGVPTAADAGVATHDRWLSAGIVLMGASVTVGTFLDAGSTVLLVVLAVTGFTLLFVELLARNLFGLVDRFGSLLAAGASICGVSAVVGVAGAVRAQREQIAYAAATILLLDAVTIVAYPIVGEFLGLSSTVFGIWAGVSMFSTGPVVAVGFAHSEVAGQWATVTKLARNALIGVVVLGYASYYARVDGDGDGDGGVSVRTLWEQFPTFVLGFLGVALLASVGLIPPAQRALLGDASDWLFLLAFVGLGTEIRVGELRRAGVKPALIVFVALLAASSLSLAVLTALF
- a CDS encoding Era-like GTP-binding protein, which codes for MGILARLRAVLFSNQAPATVGLYGPPNAGKTTLANRIAADWADVTVGDASDVPHETQRAQRADGVEIEGDDGTVTVDVVDTPGVATEVDHAAFREHGLSEADAQERARGATRGIGESMRVLREVGGVIYVLDATIDPRAQVNDMLLGIADDQGLPLVLVANKIDHADADVEAVVDAFSDREVVPVSGLTGENADALYSAIAERFG
- a CDS encoding PAS domain-containing protein — its product is MTPSGDRRPARVRSDALERVTDGVVAVDAGFRYTYVNSRAEEILGTNRQVLHGCKIWEAFPETTGTVAQQAITEAMATGRQTSFERYNAELEQWFDVQVYPDDSGLSIYFTDVTEQRDAARELERRNRQLTALVENTSDAIYIKDREGRYELMNEAAAALFGRDPESVVGVCDPALFDAESAAAIRGVDERIFATGETDTREAVRYIDGTRHVFDDEKHPYRDEDGRIVGVVGVSRDVTERTHRERELKRYRAFVENGSDAVTVVDADGTITYASPAIERITGRGPAEMVGTAALDHVHPDDRDRTAASLATSLVKPGATSSWEGRIRHADSSWVWAESTSVNRLDDDDVGGVIVIGRNVTSRRERERERHELAEEYEAVFENAGDAVFLVEVDSDGDGGEDAPTVEPTFRFVRLNPSQEAATGLATETVRRRTPRAVLGDELGAEVEANYRRCVEAGEPITYEEELALPGGTRTWQTRLAPVTVDGEVTRIVGIARDITRRVERERELQRKNDRLDEFASVVAHDLRNPLNVAQGRARLARIDGDAHYEPLVAALDRMETIIEDTLMLARQGDSISTTDPVAVAALVRQCWTTVETGEAALVVEDDVTVRGDRDRLRHVFENLFRNAVEHGSANGPQPADHVTVRVGRVGADGLYVEDDGPGVHPDRREWVFEPGHKSTAGGTGFGLTIVRRIAEAHDWTVVITDGSEGGARFEFGGIEFVD